A DNA window from Bradyrhizobium barranii subsp. barranii contains the following coding sequences:
- a CDS encoding GntR family transcriptional regulator, whose product MLLRENIYDLLRSDILACRFAPGDEMREQDLAERYSVSRQPVRDALLRLQREHLVTVQPRQGYRVTPISLSDARDLLRFRLALEPACVAEAIESAPDSVLKSLDEFRRFSGNHEDFIAYNRGFHSALAHASGNRRMATALCDLIGQADRLVRVSVSNLKGHDPAKLVAEHVALIDAMQSRETRTAARIIKAHIGATEKRVLPALKRNAVIVEERSS is encoded by the coding sequence ATGCTTTTGCGCGAAAACATCTACGATCTTCTGAGGTCTGATATTTTAGCATGCCGGTTCGCTCCGGGTGATGAAATGCGGGAACAGGATCTGGCCGAACGCTATTCGGTGAGCCGCCAACCGGTTCGGGATGCGCTTTTGAGGCTGCAGCGCGAGCACCTGGTGACGGTGCAGCCGCGCCAGGGCTACCGGGTCACGCCGATCTCGCTGTCGGACGCCCGCGACCTCCTCCGCTTCCGTCTTGCGCTGGAGCCGGCCTGCGTCGCCGAGGCGATCGAGAGCGCTCCGGACAGCGTCCTGAAATCGCTCGATGAATTTCGCCGCTTCTCCGGCAACCACGAAGACTTCATCGCCTACAACCGCGGTTTCCACTCCGCGCTGGCTCATGCGTCCGGCAATCGCCGCATGGCGACGGCGCTGTGCGACCTGATCGGCCAGGCCGACCGGCTGGTCCGCGTCAGCGTGTCCAACCTGAAGGGTCACGATCCGGCAAAGCTCGTCGCCGAGCACGTCGCCCTGATCGACGCCATGCAGAGCCGCGAAACGCGAACCGCGGCGCGCATCATCAAGGCCCATATCGGGGCCACCGAAAAACGCGTTCTGCCGGCGCTCAAGCGCAACGCCGTCATCGTCGAGGAGAGATCATCATGA
- a CDS encoding alpha/beta fold hydrolase — translation MDRLLANGTVNAAQSGDGPPLFLFHSLLSDRASFDAIVPELEGSFRTIVPELPGFGRSRAVEGGLVVVADRMAEAVKEAAGGAPAIVLGNGYGGFVALQMAIRHPEIASKLVLADCGAAFSEPGREAFRNMAKVSRDKGLEAITDVAMRRLFAPEFQERHPELMRDRREAFLQTDPDVFRSACDALASLDLRAELAAVKVPALVLVGEHDEATPPPMSHELAAGLPRAELKVIPGCAHVPQLQSPRQFLGALKGFLL, via the coding sequence ATGGACAGGCTTCTTGCCAACGGGACCGTCAACGCCGCGCAATCGGGCGATGGGCCGCCGCTGTTTCTCTTCCACTCGCTGTTGTCGGACCGTGCGAGCTTCGATGCGATCGTGCCCGAGCTTGAGGGATCGTTTCGTACCATCGTGCCGGAGTTGCCGGGGTTCGGCCGCTCACGCGCGGTCGAGGGCGGGCTCGTCGTTGTCGCAGACAGAATGGCGGAGGCCGTGAAAGAGGCTGCGGGCGGTGCGCCGGCGATCGTGCTCGGCAACGGCTATGGCGGCTTTGTCGCCTTGCAGATGGCGATCCGGCACCCGGAGATCGCCAGCAAGCTCGTTCTCGCCGATTGCGGCGCGGCGTTCTCGGAGCCCGGCCGCGAGGCGTTTCGCAACATGGCGAAGGTGTCTCGGGACAAGGGCCTCGAGGCGATCACTGACGTTGCGATGCGGCGCTTGTTTGCGCCCGAGTTTCAGGAGCGGCATCCCGAACTGATGCGGGATCGTCGTGAAGCTTTTCTGCAGACGGATCCCGATGTGTTTCGCAGCGCATGCGACGCGCTGGCAAGCCTCGATCTCCGCGCCGAACTTGCCGCGGTGAAAGTTCCTGCCCTCGTTCTGGTCGGTGAGCACGACGAAGCGACGCCTCCGCCAATGTCGCACGAGCTGGCCGCCGGTTTGCCGCGCGCCGAACTCAAGGTCATTCCAGGCTGCGCCCATGTGCCGCAGCTTCAGTCGCCGCGGCAGTTTCTCGGAGCTCTCAAGGGCTTCCTGCTTTGA
- a CDS encoding multidrug effflux MFS transporter, with protein sequence MTAVASDAGRAKGGIVPILLCVVPFSQIPLDAYTPGLPQMVVDLATDSASMQNTVTAYMLGMSLALVPVGIASDTLGRRNVLLAGLSVLIAMSIACALATSASLLLSLRFLQGVGGCTCLVVAYAIAADCFRGRELTAISGLLGAAWGLAPVLAPAAGGFIVELTSWRGVFVIIAIAAAIVAAIVVLLLPETLPAERRAPFDPRRTASILREALVRPGFLAFVLVFAAAASAQLAFGVVAPFFYQTGLGYSAAIYGLVALGLGGVNLAGELGCAHFARFMPARVMGFGAFALFVAGAAVLTATGMTLGLDFMSITIGGALVLGGCGVLCPMMYGMALGLFERDHGLIGGLISALCYLAVSGAMAIAAVLPEATQAPIGWLYLGLCAVAGTLLAISLPAARHATQT encoded by the coding sequence ATGACTGCAGTTGCTTCGGACGCTGGTCGCGCGAAGGGCGGGATCGTGCCGATCCTGCTATGCGTGGTGCCGTTCAGCCAGATTCCGCTCGATGCCTATACGCCGGGCCTGCCGCAGATGGTGGTGGACCTCGCAACCGATTCCGCGTCGATGCAGAACACCGTCACCGCCTACATGCTCGGCATGAGTCTGGCGCTGGTGCCCGTCGGCATTGCCTCCGACACGCTCGGCCGCCGTAACGTCCTGCTCGCGGGACTATCGGTTCTCATCGCGATGAGCATCGCCTGTGCGCTCGCCACCAGCGCATCGCTGCTGCTTTCGCTGCGCTTCCTGCAGGGCGTCGGCGGCTGCACCTGCCTCGTCGTCGCCTATGCGATTGCGGCCGACTGCTTTCGCGGCCGCGAGCTCACGGCGATCTCTGGACTGCTTGGTGCCGCCTGGGGGCTTGCACCCGTGCTCGCACCGGCGGCTGGCGGCTTCATCGTCGAGCTGACGTCCTGGCGCGGGGTCTTTGTCATCATCGCCATCGCCGCGGCCATCGTCGCTGCGATCGTCGTGCTGCTTCTGCCCGAGACGCTGCCGGCCGAGCGACGTGCGCCGTTCGATCCGCGCCGCACGGCGAGCATTCTCCGCGAAGCGCTCGTCCGTCCGGGTTTCCTGGCCTTCGTGCTGGTGTTCGCCGCCGCGGCCAGCGCGCAACTGGCGTTCGGCGTCGTCGCGCCGTTTTTCTATCAGACCGGCCTCGGTTATTCCGCGGCCATCTACGGCCTCGTCGCGCTCGGTCTTGGCGGCGTCAATCTCGCCGGTGAGCTCGGCTGTGCGCATTTCGCGCGCTTCATGCCGGCCCGCGTGATGGGCTTTGGCGCCTTCGCGCTGTTTGTCGCGGGTGCCGCGGTCCTCACCGCGACCGGCATGACGCTTGGTCTCGACTTTATGTCGATCACGATCGGCGGTGCGCTGGTGCTCGGCGGTTGCGGCGTGCTGTGCCCGATGATGTACGGCATGGCGCTCGGCCTGTTCGAGCGCGACCACGGCCTGATCGGCGGCCTCATCAGCGCGCTCTGCTATCTCGCGGTCAGCGGCGCCATGGCGATCGCGGCGGTGTTGCCCGAAGCGACCCAGGCGCCGATCGGCTGGCTTTATCTCGGCCTCTGCGCCGTCGCAGGGACGCTGCTTGCGATCTCGTTGCCTGCGGCACGCCACGCCACACAGACTTAA